AGTGGAGACAAGAATAAAGCGTCCATAATAAAGGCGCTTACTATCTGTTCTTGATTCAACACACTTCCACTGTCGTGTCCGAGTCGAAGTAGACTTTACTTTCTCTCGAACCAtagtaatattattttatttgatcaGATCATTGAatcatttatttctcttgaaatctCTTTAGTGTTTATTTCTACACACGTCTTTTTTTAGGAGGTCTACAGCCATTATGTGGCATAGGGGTTACATCCATACAGAAACTTAATATATACCACTTCTACGAATAGCTCGTAATGCTGCATCTCTTCGAGACCAGGACCCTTTATCATAACTTCCGCTCGTTGCATACCTTGGTCTACTGCTCGAATAGCATTTCCCGCTGCGGTTTGAGCAGCAAAAGGTCCCCTTCTTGTACCCTTGAATCCACAAGTGCCGGCGGAGGACAAAGTTACCCGACCCCGTACATCTGTAACAGTAACAATGGTATTGTTGAAACTTGTGAACATGAATAACTCCTTTTGGTATTCGTGCACTTTTCCATGCACTACTGCGCCCATTCCTACGTGAACCAACTTTTGGTATAGGTTTTGCCATATTTTATCATTTCATAAAGATAAGTCAGAGATATGGATATATCCATTTCATGTCAAAACAGATCttctatttttatttgtttatcgcTTTCTTTAAGATTAGTTTCTTTTCTTTCAGGAGTTCTTTTTAGAATAGAAAGATTATCCTTGTCTTTGTTTATATCTCAGGTTAAAACAAATTACGATAATTCGTCCCCTCGGATTAGGCgacattttcacaaattttacGAACAGGCCCTTATTTTCATAGTTATTCCTTAAATTTTCCGAATTCGTTATTGGAAGAAAATAAGTTTCTTGAAATTTGAATTGGATCCCCAAAGAAATCTTGAAGTTGAAAAACTACCTAATCGTTCGAATCCTTGTTGCGAAGTCTATAAATTACGCCCCTGGTTTGAATCATAAGCACTTACTTCCTTTTGTTGACTCTATCACGTTGGTAAAACTCTCCCGAAACATAACCTAAATCAGATCTTCATTATCTAAAAGTCAGAGTGGGGTGatttactaattaaattaaaccTTCATGAATCcattttttgttcttttattcAGGGTAAAACTTCCTTGACATATCAACTACCGTAGGGCAGGAGGTTCTATTAGACAACCCgtgctttttcttttttttacaaATGGAGTTTCGGATACAATTCGTATACGGACAGATTACCATATAGAACACAAAATTTCTCCACCGATTCCTTCTAGTCAAGCCTCCCGTCTGTCATTATACCCCGAGAAGTAGAAAGAATTACAATCCCATCCCCTAAAATCCTAGGAATTTGTTGATAGTTAGAATAGATTCGTAGACCTGGTCGACTGATCCGTCGTAAATTTAAAATAGTTCTATGTGGTCCTTTTCTATTCCGTCTATGTCGTAGGTTAAAACCAAAAAATATTTGTTGCGTTCCCGATGTTTCCCCGTTATCGATAAAACCTTCTCGTAAAGTATTTTAACAATGTTTTCAGTGATGTTAGTAGATCCTATTTGAATCGTTCCTTTTCTATTCATATCAGCATTTCGTATAGAGGTTATTATGTCAATAGTGTCCTACCCATGGTAAACTAAAATTTTGTTTGCTCCCAATTTTGATATAACCAACGTGGTCTTTTTTTACTTAGTAAAGGTATATACGTGAGAcacaatctactaattaatctaTGCCATTTAAATACTCTAAATACTCTAACTATACTTGGGTCTCGTCTTATAATACCTCAGGAGCTAATGAAACTATTTAGTGAAATTTAACTGTCTCAATTCCCGGGCGATCGCACCAAAAATTCGAGTTCCTTTTGGATTTCCTTCTTGATCAATGACAACGGCAGCATTGTCATCATATCGTATTATCATCCCGTTGTCGCGTTTGAGTTCTTTACGAGTACGTACAATTGCTCTGATCACTTCTGATCTTTCTAGAATTGTATTTAATTTTCCTTCCTTGATCACAGCAACAATAACATCCTTTGTAGGCATATCGGCGATTACTGGCTCTATAACTCGAGTACACATCAATTCTGATTTATCAGAATAGCCTTTCTGGCTATATTTTCCTTCTCAACTCATTTCATAAAATATTCTGCAGTTTAACGACAGCTACCCAATACTCGGAGATCCTTTCCGAACCCATACGTGTTTCTGTAGGTCTTACCGTAACAGGTTTGTCTGGAAATATACGTATATTTTTCCACCACGGCGTACATTTCGTGTCATTGCGGCGCCCCTTCTATTTGTCTAGATGTAATCCAAGCGGGTTCAAGTGCTTGAAGAGCATATCTACGAAACAAATCCGATTACCTCGATAAGATATCCTTCATTCTTCCTCTATGTTGTTTACGAAATCAGGTTCTTTTGGGGTTATAGTTGATGGTTGTTGTTTATAGATTCCATCTCTACTACAGAACTGGACATGAGTTTCTTCTCATCCAGCTCctcatgaaaaaaaaatgaataaaaatatttaattcttAATCTTAAGATATACGGGTAGTTAATGAATAATTGAATCTTGGGATTCTTTGCTTTGCGATTTATCTGATCTATTAGAAATTTGTATATCTTGTTTGGATCTattggatatatatataagtataaggAATTAAACACGGATTCTATTTCTAGATAATGTCTTATCTTGGTTTTGTTATAATGTTATAACGaatctttattttgtttttatcatATTCATATCAGATTCAGATCGACAAAATTGAACAatcaaattaaactcaaattttcGCGGGCGAATATTTACTCTTTTCTAGTTCAGTTGTCAGGTTAACCATGACCTCTCAGAATCAGAATAAAAGAAATGCAGTGGTCTCTGGTTTGTTCCGCCATCCTCCCCGATAAATCATTAGGATTCGTTTTCAATAAATCCTCTGCATTCACAGGTTCCGTCGTCCCCATCGCTCTCGATTAATGCTTAGGTCTGAATTCTCAATGGAgccttaatttattaatatttattaatttaatttttaatttaatatttatttaataaaataaaataaaatttcttcttGAGTCAACCTTCTCAGTCTTTATTGACTTAAGTTAAGGCTCTTGATTTTTCTTCAATGAACAGATATTCATCTAATTATTGATGAATCTCTATTGATGCTCTATTACATTGCTCTTTATGAGATGCTTCATAGACCTTACATATTGGAATCCTATATCATTTCATTGCTATTTctgtttctctctttctctcatcCTTCTATTTATCCACATACTTTTATTTTGCTTCACAATTTCGATCTATTCATAATCAGATTGGTTTTGTCTTTTACTTAATGCAAAAAAATTCAGTTGCTATAATGATGTGACCAATATATCATATCTTGACTGATTCTTTGGATCCAGATAATCCGAAGCGATGAGTTGGTTATTAGTGCTATAGTTATTAGCTTATACTGTGGTCCGCCCATTTTTTGAATCCTAAGCCTAAAAACCCAACGAGTCGCACTAAGCATAAATTATATCAAATGAtcaatcaaattttatttaaCCTTATAAATTTAGAACTGCTCATTTTTGATTTTTATGTTcaatcaaaaatcaaaagaatttgtCATTTTTGTTCTATCGCAGAATAGAACGTAAAGACAAGTAAGTCTTATTCTTATTATTCTTCGtctataaatatcaaattttgatTCCTAATACCCCATAGATAGTTCGAACTCTATAAGAGCAATACTCAATTTTCGCTCCAATGGTTTGTAGAGAGAACCCTACCTTCTCGGATCCATTCGACACGTGCGATTTCTTTTCCGTCGATACGCCCTGCAATTTGTATTTGAATTCCTTTTGTATCCGCTTGCTCAGTTAATTCAATAGCCTTTTCATTGCCTTTCGAAATGAAACTCGATTCTTTAATTGTCCGGCTATAAATTCGGCAAGAATATTAGGGTGCCGGATTTCCAATTCTTGTAATAGCAATGTTGAGTTTTCAGTTCATACAATTAAGTTCTTTTGCACATTCATCTGTAGTTCTTCGAGTTTTCGTGGCTTATCTTCAATTAATAATTTAGAAATCCATATAGATTATCACCTGAATTAGATCCAGTCTTTTTGAATCTCTATACGTGCAATTCCTCGACACCAGAAGATAGTCTCATATTTTTTTATACATAATTCTTGATACAGTCTCTTATTTTTTATCTTGTAGACCCTCGGAATACTTTTCGGTTGTGCAAACCAAAGAGAATGATGACTTTGGGTTGTACCAAGTCTGAAACCATGGTTTATTTTTGTCCCATAATCCTCCACTACTATATATTAGGATATGTCATATTTGTGTTCTTATTTATCCTTTTTAGCCATCCTAGCCATCCGGTGTTTTTTGGTTTTGGGCGCAGCATATATCTATCAAGTGGTTCAAATTCAAGATCTTTCAATGCAATAGTTATATGACAAGTGGGTCTTTTTATCAGATAACTCCGTCCTCGAGCTCGAGGTTTTAGTCTTTTCAGGTAGTTCCTCATTTACTGCGACTTGACTAATGATTAAACTCGCTTCATTGAAACCCCTATTGTGACGAGCATTTGCTGCTGCAGAGATAAACCAATTTTAAAATGGGATAACATGCTCGATAAGGCATGAGTTCTAGTATCATAAGTGTTTCTTCGTAGGAACGTCCACGAATCTGATCAATTATTCTTCGTGCTTTGTGAGCAGACATACATATATTTGACCTAAAGCGTATACTTCGTCTGAAGTTGTATGGGTTCCTCCTGTGTTTCTTTATCTTTATCATAAAGTTTACCTCTCACTAATGAATTCATTAATTAAtctctatttttttattataatttattataataatattaacgacaatttattatcatttttgcGTGTCCGCGAAAATTTATAGTAGGTGCGAATTCTCCCAATTTATGTCCTACCATACGATCCGTTATATAAATGGGCAAATGTTCTTTTCCATTATGGATAGCGATAGTATGGCCGATCATTAATAGGTATAATGGTAGATGCTCTGGACcaagttattattatttcttttccgcttttgtattaagcctttcgattttttaataaatgatttgctACAAAAGGATTTTTTTATGAACGCgccattttcttttaaaatatattttttgtttttgtaaagaCGAAGAAAATAATCTCTCCTATTTACTCCGTCGACGAAGAATCAAATTATCACTATATTTATTCCTTTTCTACTTCTTCTTCCAAGTGCAGGATAACCCCAAGGGGTTGCGGGTTTTCTACCAATTGGAGCCTCCTTCACCACCCCATGGGATGGTCTACAGGTTCATAACTACTCCTCTTACTACAGGACCTTACCTAGCCAACATTTAGATCCGGCTCTACCCAAACTTTTCTGGTTCACCCAACATTCCCCACCTGTCCGACTGTTGCTGAGCAGTTTTGGATATCAAACGGACCTCCCAGAAGGTAATTTTAATGTGGCCGATTTCCCCTCCTTTGCAATCAGTTTCACAACACCGCTGCTCTAGCTAATTGTCCACCTTCCAAGTGTGATTTCTA
The DNA window shown above is from Gossypium arboreum isolate Shixiya-1 unplaced genomic scaffold, ASM2569848v2 Contig00242, whole genome shotgun sequence and carries:
- the LOC128288633 gene encoding 50S ribosomal protein L14, chloroplastic-like, giving the protein MGTTEPVNAEDLLKTNPNDLSGRMAEQTRDHCISFILILRGHEPVIADMPTKDVIVAVIKEGKLNTILERSEVIRAIVRTRKELKRDNGMIIRYDDNAAVVIDQEGNPKGTRIFGAIARELRQLNFTK